The sequence AAACAAGAAGAAGAAAAATGGGCGCAAATTATGGCGATGGATGGTACAGAAAACGCCTACGTTTTGCATAAAGAGCTCGGTGAATGGATGACGGATAACGTCACAGTCGTTCGTTATAACGATAAATTATTAAAGACGGATGAGAAAATTCAGGAATTACTTGAGCGTTATAAAAATATTAACATTAACGACACAGCGAAATGGAGCAACCAAGGTGCGTCGTTTACACGCCAACTTTACAACATGTTGCAACTTGCTCGCGTCATTACGCTTGGTGCTTACAACCGTAACGAAAGCCGTGGAGCGCATTATAAGCCAGAGTTTCCTGAGCGAAACGACGAAGAATGGTTAAAAACAACGATGGCAAGCTTTACACCGGATGGTCCATCGTTCCATTATCGTGAAGTGGATACATCGCTTATTAAGCCACGCAAACGCGATTACACGAAAAAGAAAGGGGAAGTGAAATCATGAGCGAAAATAAAACGATTCGGATTATCGTCACAAGACAAGACCGTCCGGATACAGCCCCTTATGAAGAAGAGTTTGTCATTCCGTATCGTCCGAATATGAACATCATTTCGGCGCTCATGGAAATTCGGCGCAATCCGGTCAATGCGAAAGGGGAAAAAACGACGCCTGTTGCTTGGGAAATGAACTGTTTGGAAGAAGTGTGTGGCGCTTGTTCAATGGTCATTAACGGCAAGCCACGCCAATCGTGTACCGCACTGATCGATCAGCTCGAGCAACCGATTCGTTTAGAGCCGATGCGCACATTCCCGGTCATTCGTGACTTACAAGTGGATCGTAGTCGCATGTTTGATTCGTTGAAAAAAGTGAAAGCGTGGATCCCAATCGATGGAACGTACGATTTAGGTCCGGGACCGCGCATGCCAGAGCGTAAACGACAATGGGCATACGAGCTATCAAAATGTATGACGTGCGGGGTATGTTTAGAAGCTTGTCCAAACGTCAATAGTAAGTCAAACTTTATCGGTCCAGCGCCGCTATCGCAAGTACGTTTATTTAATGCACATCCAACAGGAGCGATGCATAAAGCAGAGCGTCTCGAAGCGATTATGGGTGATGGTGGATTAGCGAATTGCGGAAATTCACAAAACTGTGTGCAATCTTGTCCGAAAGGCATCCCGCTTACAACATCGATTGCGGCATTGAACCGCGCAGCAACGATTCAAATGTTCCGCAATTTCTTCGGTAGCGATGAAGTGTAACAAAAAGGTCGGCTCTTCAAGAGTCGGCCTTACGTTTCATCTATGATGCTAGATTGCTTTATAGAGGGGGAGAGGGAAATTGAAAGTATCTTATATTGATGACATAAAAGAATGGGAACAACGTTTTTCTTTTTTTCATCCGGTGCGCGTTCGTTTTTCAGAAACGGATATGTTTGGTCATTTGAACAACACGGTACCTTTTGTATATTTTGAAGAAGCGCGCATCGCATTTTTCGAACATCTTGGTTTTATGAATGACTGGTTAGGAAAAGAACACGATGCGATCCCAGTCGTTGCTAATCTACAATGCGATTTTTTACAACAAGTATATTTCGGTGAACAGTTACAAATCGGTGTAAAAGTTGCACATATCGGCAACTCTTCTGTTGATTTACATTATGTAGGAAAAAAACAAAATGGAGCGATTGCATTTACAGGTCGGGGAACGATGGTGCAAATGTCTAAAAAGACAGGAAAAGGGGTCGCATGGGACGAAAACGCTCGTGCGCGATTAATAGAAAACATGTAACCGTTCACGCCCTTCTTGCATACGATATGTCGACTAAATATATACCCATCCGTTTCGGTCTGGTAAAAGCAAGGAGGGTTATTCACTTGAATCAGAAGCCGCTGCTCACAAAAAGAGAAAGGGAAGTATTCGAACTGTTGCTCCAAGACAAGACGACGAAAGAGATTGCTAGTGAGCTCTTCATTAGCGAAAAAACAGTTCGCAACCACATTTCGAATGCGATGCAAAAGCTTGGAGTAAAGGGGCGCTCACAAGCTGTTGTTGAATTGCTTCGAATGGGGGAACTTGAACTATAGAGAGAACCGGCTCGCCTTTTCGTTTTAGGCAGCCGGTTCTCTATTGATTTGATGTATGATATAATGAAAAATGTTTTGTCATACATCAACAAAGAATGAGGCGAATACATTGGAAAGACCTATTGGAGTAATTGATTCAGGTGTTGGTGGATTAACGGTCGCAAAGGAAATTATGCGCCAGCTACCAAAAGAACAAATTGTATATTTAGGAGATACGGCACGTTGTCCATACGGACCGAGGTCACGAGAAGAAATTCGACAATTTACATGGGAAATGACGAACTATTTACTTGGATATGATATAAAAATGCTCGTCATTGCATGTAATACTGCCACAGCTGTCGCTTTAGAAGAAATTCGTGATACGCTCAACATTCCTGTCATTGGCGTCGTCCATCCCGGCGCTCGCACCGCATTGAAAATTACAAAAAACTATCATATCGGTGTTATCGGCACGGTTGGAACGGTGAAAAGTGGTGCTTATGAGCAAGCATTAAAATCGATCAATAGCGATGTGAAAGTAGAAAGTTTAGCTTGTCCAAAGTTTGTTCCTTTAGTGGAAAGCGGACAATTTGAAGGAGAAGAAGCAAAGCAAATTGTTGCCGAATCTCTTGAACCATTAAAAGACCGACCAATTGATACGCTTATTTTAGGATGTACGCACTATCCACTTTTAAGCCCACTCATTCAACAATATATGGGCGAGCACGTGAAGCTCATTTGTTCTGGCGATGAAACAGCGCGTGAAGTGAGTACAATTTTACATCATAGCGGTTTGCTTTATACGGGGAATAAGCGCCGCGAGCACATATTTTTCACGACTGGATCGAAAGAAACGTTCCAACACATTGCATCGAAATGGTTCGGTCATCCGATTGAACATGTCGAAACGATCCAATTATCGTAAAATCCTTCGCATATACCGAAGGATTTTTTTTGTTCTATTTTTTTGAACGGCTCGTATACATAGTAGTACAAA comes from Anoxybacillus flavithermus and encodes:
- the sdhB gene encoding succinate dehydrogenase iron-sulfur subunit; the encoded protein is MSENKTIRIIVTRQDRPDTAPYEEEFVIPYRPNMNIISALMEIRRNPVNAKGEKTTPVAWEMNCLEEVCGACSMVINGKPRQSCTALIDQLEQPIRLEPMRTFPVIRDLQVDRSRMFDSLKKVKAWIPIDGTYDLGPGPRMPERKRQWAYELSKCMTCGVCLEACPNVNSKSNFIGPAPLSQVRLFNAHPTGAMHKAERLEAIMGDGGLANCGNSQNCVQSCPKGIPLTTSIAALNRAATIQMFRNFFGSDEV
- a CDS encoding acyl-CoA thioesterase, encoding MKVSYIDDIKEWEQRFSFFHPVRVRFSETDMFGHLNNTVPFVYFEEARIAFFEHLGFMNDWLGKEHDAIPVVANLQCDFLQQVYFGEQLQIGVKVAHIGNSSVDLHYVGKKQNGAIAFTGRGTMVQMSKKTGKGVAWDENARARLIENM
- a CDS encoding helix-turn-helix domain-containing protein, whose translation is MHLNQKPLLTKREREVFELLLQDKTTKEIASELFISEKTVRNHISNAMQKLGVKGRSQAVVELLRMGELEL
- the racE gene encoding glutamate racemase gives rise to the protein MERPIGVIDSGVGGLTVAKEIMRQLPKEQIVYLGDTARCPYGPRSREEIRQFTWEMTNYLLGYDIKMLVIACNTATAVALEEIRDTLNIPVIGVVHPGARTALKITKNYHIGVIGTVGTVKSGAYEQALKSINSDVKVESLACPKFVPLVESGQFEGEEAKQIVAESLEPLKDRPIDTLILGCTHYPLLSPLIQQYMGEHVKLICSGDETAREVSTILHHSGLLYTGNKRREHIFFTTGSKETFQHIASKWFGHPIEHVETIQLS